One Rubripirellula reticaptiva genomic region harbors:
- a CDS encoding glycerophosphodiester phosphodiesterase family protein, which produces MFYLSTLLLLLLSVATLQAQEQSPTPQATKQRIVAPQTETELKSLLHVGASSLPLVSAHRGGPNIGFPENCIATFEHTIAAGFSMLEVDPRRTVDDNFVLFHDSALPRTSNATGNLNQVTLEALQSVKLKDDRGNLTQHTIPTLDEAIAWAKGKCVLVLDTKDVSIAERLSAIEKQNAEGWVMIIAYTIASAKECYAANPDVMMEIGVTSKKKFDELDASGIPWSNVVAFVGHDSPVDTQLIAAIHDKGACCMAGTSRNLDRELLHATDQNRAQIEQQYRDLLKIGVDIIETDLPIAVMQIIQK; this is translated from the coding sequence GAAACAGCGAATTGTTGCTCCGCAAACCGAGACGGAACTCAAGTCGCTTCTTCACGTGGGCGCGTCGTCGCTTCCGCTGGTCAGTGCGCATCGTGGCGGACCCAACATCGGTTTTCCGGAAAACTGCATCGCGACGTTTGAACATACGATTGCCGCGGGATTTTCCATGCTCGAAGTCGATCCGCGTCGAACGGTTGACGACAACTTCGTGCTGTTTCACGACTCCGCGTTGCCACGAACTTCAAACGCGACCGGGAATCTCAACCAAGTTACTCTCGAAGCGTTACAGAGCGTCAAGCTGAAGGACGATCGCGGAAATTTGACGCAGCACACCATTCCAACGCTCGACGAAGCGATTGCTTGGGCGAAAGGAAAATGTGTCTTAGTCCTTGATACAAAAGATGTGTCGATCGCCGAGCGGCTCTCTGCCATTGAAAAGCAAAATGCAGAAGGTTGGGTGATGATCATTGCCTACACGATTGCAAGTGCGAAAGAATGCTACGCGGCAAACCCAGATGTGATGATGGAGATTGGCGTGACATCAAAGAAAAAGTTTGACGAACTTGATGCGTCCGGCATACCTTGGTCCAACGTGGTCGCGTTCGTAGGGCATGACTCGCCAGTCGACACACAATTGATCGCTGCAATTCACGACAAGGGGGCGTGCTGCATGGCCGGAACTTCCCGCAACCTCGATCGAGAGTTGCTGCACGCCACCGATCAAAACCGTGCACAAATCGAACAACAGTATCGAGACCTGTTGAAAATTGGGGTCGACATTATCGAGACCGACCTGCCGATTGCCGTCATGCAAATCATTCAGAAGTAA